The Coffea arabica cultivar ET-39 chromosome 8e, Coffea Arabica ET-39 HiFi, whole genome shotgun sequence genome window below encodes:
- the LOC113703651 gene encoding uncharacterized protein isoform X5: MDTVGLALPEAVVAVSKLMGSEGFSSGGSGGVGAAVGIVQAGRPEGNSVTIRPSFDACSHRAKIPPEPAFQYKVPDTGRFVPNGQLSNLHLGDASEELKLLSMNASQSLTTNPEAKQLHRRSGKVSGSNSGGSKRSRIVQLELSTGETGLEDMKGSSSRTGYCPAKFTVAEKSQMPKQRNNSNAKRNDKRNGRIPKSRCDSFCLKNGLVSFSSVAGGGNFVAVYGSKSDIFDGTKPVDELPLSELLDGSYNCPSLVKDKGKAVENSNENLLHLVRKAASLIWRQSPVHSQNPANINDVDNQNVSMGPFSIGACPTSRMDGEKEDSCTVNQPSNYKDSCGHMKPLAVAVDSPLCPPKDILERLALPPSKDLDSLLLDAVRPASSSRTGTDLRLGKTVFHRTGLPPFSWSHNSSGHVKSGSDTVKLSANRTTCPGRWVKVGNTLTPVKGSNLSMLDLKSLTYNHRLVPSGNLPSTPLGVENASSICLNISSREQGVSSSAAFSASQDPSDELSPRLLAAAQTLYEIASHSTRQNSHEMMKWLKQPSQKTMKACTLKLSQKSEKFFVPPKASIGPDNLVKVADGMFPSKKLRLSADEKTDAVCHIKPGKRAPTNWSAPRSIRSSPSKLFRDSVPEMKNYNRHIVNKSYMMPPPSRVADKACNSRQKLKKIVPMDWNSTASDLD; the protein is encoded by the exons ATGGACACGGTGGGGTTGGCTCTTCCGGAGGCGGTGGTTGCGGTGTCTAAGCTTATGGGATCAGAGGGTTTTAGCAGCGGCGGCAGCGGAGGTGTTGGGGCTGCTGTCGGAATAGTTCAGGCTGGTCGGCCGGAGGGTAATTCGGTCACGATTCGGCCTTCTTTTGATGCATGCAGTCACAGAG CTAAGATTCCTCCAGAGCCAGCTTTTCAATATAAGGTACCAGATACAGGACGTTTTGTACCTAATGGACAGCTATCCAACTTACATCTTGGTGATGCTTCTGAGGAATTGAAACTGCTTAGTATGAATGCATCTCAATCTTTGACTACTAACCCAGAGGCTAAACAGTTGCATCGAAGATCTGGGAAAGTCTCAGGAAGCAATAGTGGTGGTTCAAAGAGGTCAAGAATAGTACAGTTGGAACTTTCAACCGGTGAAACTGGTTTAGAAGATATGAAGGGCAGTTCTTCTCGTACTGGATATTGTCCTGCAAAATTCACAGTTGCAG AGAAAAGTCAAATGCCTAAGCAAAGGAACAATTCAAATGCCAAGCGGAATGATAAAAGAAATGGTAGAATTCCTAAAAGCAGATGTGATTCATTCTGTCTGAAAAATGGCTTGGTTAGCTTCAGTTCTGTTGCTGGAGGAGGCAATTTTGTTG CAGTATATGGTTCCAAGTCTGACATTTTTGATGGCACAAAGCCAGTTGATGAACTGCCTCTCAGTGAACTCCTTGATGGCAGTTATAACTGTCCTAGTTTGGTAAAAGATAAGGGAAAAGCAGTTGAAAATTCAAATGAGAATCTTCTGCATTTAGTTAGAAAGGCCGCCTCTCTTATCTGGCGCCAAAGTCCTGTTCACTCCCAAAACCCTGCAAATATTAATGATGTTGATAACCAGAACGTCTCCATGGGCCCTTTCAGCATTGGTGCTTGTCCAACAAGCAGGATGGATGGTGAGAAAGAAGATTCCTGCACTGTAAATCAGCCTTCTAACTATAAG GATTCTTGTGGCCATATGAAACCACTTGCCGTTGCTGTTGATTCTCCCCTGTGTCCACCAAAAGATATCTTGGAACGACTTGCACTTCCACCATCCAAGGATTTGGACTCTCTGCTTCTGGATGCTGTGAGGCCTGCTTCATCTTCAAGAACTGGCACTGACCTCCGTTTAGGGAAGACAGTATTTCATCGAACTGGCTTGCCGCCTTTTTCTTGGTCTCATAATTCCTCTGGCCATGTTAAATCTGGTTCAGATACAGTTAAGTTATCTGCTAATAGGACCACATGCCCAGGTAGATGGGTAAAAGTGGGAAACACTCTTACTCCTGTGAAAGGCTCAAACCTTTCGATGTTAGATTTGAAGTCGCTCACTTATAATCACAGACTAGTTCCTTCAGGAAATCTACCATCTACACCTTTGGGGGTAGAAAATGCCTCATCCATATGTCTAAACATTAGTTCCCGTGAACAGGGTGTATCATCATCAGCAGCATTCTCAGCTTCCCAGGACCCTTCAG ATGAGTTGTCTCCCAGACTTTTGGCTGCTGCTCAGACACTCTatgaaattgcatctcattCCACGAGGCAGAACTCACATGAAATGATGAAGTGGTTGAAGCAACCTTCCCAGAAGACCATGAAAGCTTGCACGTTAAAATTAAGtcagaaatctgaaaaattctTTGTGCCTCCAAAAGCATCAATAGGACCCGATAATCTGGTCAAAGTTGCTGATGGTATGTTTCCTAGCAAGAAGCTTAGACTTTCAGCGGATGAAAAGACTGATGCTGTTTGTCATATAAAACCTGGTAAAAGAGCTCCAACAAATTGGTCTGCGCCCAGATCAATTAGATCATCTCCTAGCAAGCTATTTAGGGATTCGGTGCCTGAGATGAAAAATTACAATAGGCATATTGTCAACAAATCGTATATGATGCCACCACCTAGTAGGGTCGCTGATAAAGCTTGTAATAGTAGGCAGAAGCTGAAGAAGATAGTGCCGATGGATTGGAACTCAACAGCCAGCGATCTGGATTGA